ACTGGGCGTTTCCATAGGGCATGGCGCGCCGGATATAATCGAAGGTGGTCGACAGATACGGCCAGAACGAGCCTATGGTTTTCTCCGGATTGTCGGAGGCCAGCGATCCGCGCCCACCGGCCAGCACCGGCCAGCGGCCGGCGCCCTCGCCGAACTCGCCATGGCAGGCGGCGCATTGCTGCAGGTAGACCTCTTCGCCCTGTTTGACCGTGCCCCGGCCGGGCGGCAGGCCCTGGCCGTCGGGGCGGATGTCGGTGTCCCAGGCGGCGACTTCGGCGGGATGCGCCTCGCGGCCGAGCCCGACCTTGGCCGGGGGTGCGGCACGTGTCGCGGCCGGGGCTGGCGCCGCCGGCCGCTGCTGGGCGAGCACCACGCTTGCCGTGCCGAGACCCGCGAGCAGCGCCAGACCGAGGGCGATCTTAGCCGATTTCGACATTTTCAGTCTCCCCGTTCGAGCGCACGAGCCAGGTCTGAATGCCGTTATTGTGGTAGATCGAGTTGGTGCCGCGCACCTTGCGCAACTCGTCCTTGGTCGGCTGCACGTAGCCGGTTTCGTCCATGGCGCGCGACTGGATCATCATCTCGCGGCCGTCCCAGTCGAAATCGACGTAGAAGCGCGTCAGCGACATCGACATGACCGGCCCGTCGATCCGCGCGGTCCGCCAGTTGCGGCCGCCGTCGAGGCTCACGTCGACCCGGCGGATCGCGCCGCGGCCGGACCAGGCAAGCCCGGTCAGGACATTCGGCCCCTTCTGCCGGAGCGGCGCCTGGGGCGAGGGATTGGTCACCACCGACTTGGCATCCATGATGAAGGTAAAGCGGCGCGAGCGGCCGTCGGCGAGCAGGTCGGTATATTTCGACGTCTCCTCCCGGTGGTGCCAGGGCTGGTCGCCGACCTCGATCCGGCGCAGCCACTTGATCCACATATTGCCTTCCCAGCCGGGTACGACGAGGCGCAGCGGATAACCCTGTTCGGGCCGCAACATCTCGCCATTCATGCCCCAGACGACGAGGCAATCCCTGAGCGCCTTGTCGAGCGGGATCGATCGGGTCATGCCCGAGGCATCGGCGCCTTCGGCGAGCAGCCACTTGGCATTGCCGCGCAGGCCCGCCTCGTCGAGCAGTGTTTTCAAAGGGATGCCGGAATACCAGACATTATGGACCATGCCGTGGGTGAACTGGCAGCCATTGAGCTGGGCGCCGCGCCATTCCATGCCGGAATTGGCCGCGCATTCGAGGAAATAGGCCCGGTTCACCCGGCCCGGAAACCGTTTGAGGTCGTCGAGCGTGAACACCATGGGCTTGTCGACCAGGCCGTTGATCATCAGCCGGTGCTTGGCCGGGTCGATCTCGGCGACACCGCCGTGATGGCGCTCGAAACAGAGGCCCGAGGGCGTGATGATGCCGTCGAGCGCATGCAGCGGGGTGAAATTGACCGAGGATTCGCGGCTCGCCGTCAGCCATTCGACGTCGCGGCGGACCACGTCCTTCTCGAAAGCCGACGGCTTGCCATAAGGCCGCGCCTGAACGCCGTCGCCGAGCGTCCGGTTCCAGTCCTGCACCTCGGTGATGACGGGATCCGGGGCAGGGGCGGCAAAGGCGGTGCCGGATGCGGCGAGACCTGCGGTGCCCAGACTTGCGGCGCCGACGCCTGCCGCGCCGAGAAAGCCGCGCCGATTGAAGGTCGAAACGGTTCGTGGCCCGCTCATCCCTGTCTCCTTGACGTCGACCTGGCGCCTCAGGCGCCGGTCACCTTGACCGCGCGATTGGGTTCCAGGCACACATTGCGCACCCGCGACACGTATTTTTCGACGATCTCCCAGACCGGCGGACCCTGGGTCGCCTCGTTGACGCTGGCCCAGCCGGCGACGACATAGGCCTTGGCCGGTTCCAGCGGCTTGCCGGTCTTCAGCAGGGTCATGTCGGAAATGCGCTGCCCCGCAGGCTTGCCGACATCGATGGCGTAACCGGCGCCGCCGACCCGCACCATGTCGCCGCCGCCCTGGAAATAGGGGTCCGGGTGGAAAATGTTGTCGGCGACATCCTCCAGGATGTCCTTCAACTGCTGGCCGGTCATCTCCATCCGGTAGCAGGCCGGATAGGTCATGGCGGTGGCGTTGCTGATCGCCTCGAAGGTGATCGGATCGCCCGGCAGCAGCGTGCCGCCCCAACGGAAGCCCGGCGACAGCGCGATCTCGGCATCGCGCTCGGCCAGCATCGACTGGGCGATCAGGTCGTCGAACGTGCCGTTGAAATTGCCGCGCCGGAACAACAGGCTGTCGGTGCGGCCGACTTCGCGGGCGAGCTCGGCCGCATAAGGCTTGCGGATCGCCTCGATCGCCGCGGCCATCTCCGCGTCCGGCGTGATGGCGTCGGAAAAGACCGGCATCAGCTTGTAGCGAAAGCCGGTCATCCGCCGGTCCTTCACTTCGATATCCAGGCGCGAGACGAATTTGCCGTGCGAGCCGGTCGCCACCAGGATGGTCTCGCCAACCTTGACCACCCCCGGCATGGCGTCATGGGTATGGGCGGTCAGGATGATGTCGATGCCCTTGACCCGCGAGGCGAGCTTGCGGTCGACATCGAAACCATTATGCGAGAGCAGCACGATCAGGTCGGCGCTGTCAGCGCGGGCCTCCTCGACCTGTTTCTGCAGGTCGTCCTCGCGCAGGCCGAACTCCCATTTCGGGATCATCCAGCGCGGATTGGCGATCGGCGTGCGCGGGAAGGCCTGGCCGATGACAGCGATCTTCGCGCCGCCTTTCTCGAACATCTTGCGCGGCTCGAACACCGGCTCCTGCCATTCGCCGTCGCGGATGTTCTGGGCCAGGAAGGCGATCTTCGAGGTCTCGGCGATCTCCTTCACCCGGGTTTCGCCATAGGTGAATTCCCAGTGCGAGGTCATGGCGTCGACGCCGAGCGCCTCCATGACGCCGACCATGTCCTGGCCCCGGGTCTTCAGCGCGGTCCAGGAGCCTTGCCAGGTGTCGCCGCCGTCGAGCAGCAACACCTTGTCGGCGCCACGCTCGGCCCGGATCGTCTTGATCAGGCGGGCCACCCGATCCATGCCGCCCATCCGGCCATAATTGCGGGCGAGCGAGGCAAAATCGTCGCTGGTCAGCGCATGGGCATCGGCCGAGCCGGCCGCCACCTTGAAATGCGCCCGGAATTCCTGGTCGGTCAGGTGCGGCGGCACGCCCTTGGCGTCACCGACGCCGAGATTGACCGAGGGCTCACGGAAATAGAGCGGCACCAGCTGCGCATGGATATCGGTGACATGGACAAGGGTGACGGTTCCCAAGGGATCGAACCGCGTGATGTCGGCTTCCGTCAGCCGCTGCTGGGCCGCGACGCGGCCGAGCGGCCCGAGCCCCGATCCGAGGGTCAGCGCCTGGGCAGCCGCCGTCGCTTGCAGGAATTGCCTGCGCGAAATCATCTGTTCATCCCTAGATCAGGCCGCGCCAACCGCGCGGCGCCCGAGGGCTTGATGCCCTTCTTCGATACCGAAACCCGACGGATCGTTCATCCCATACGAATGAAAATACCATCCGGTCCATGGCCTTGCGGACCGTTTCTCATGCGAGATGCGAAGCCACCCGCGCATGAGGCCGCGCGATCAGGCGACCGCGATCTTGTTGGTCGAGCTATATTCCGAGCCGTCATCGTCCTTCCAGACGAATTTGAACTCGCCGCTCTCCTTCACCTTGTAGAAGAAGGATTGATAGGGATTGGCCGAGATCGCCGGGTGCCAGTCGGCCTGGAACACCGTCTTGCCGTTGAACGAGGCGGTGAAGCTGTTGATGATCTTGCGCGGGATCGGCTTGCCGGCGCTGTCGCGGCGCTGGCCGCTTTCCATCTCATGCGAGATCAGCGTCTTGATCTCGATCATGTCGCCGGCCTTGGCCTGGCCGGGCACGCGGACTCGGGGGTGGGTTTGGTGGACATGGCGTTTCCTTAAATCCTTGCCCGGGCGCTCAGCCGCCGCAGCCGCCGATGGTGACCTTCACTTCGGCCTTGGTGGTGAACAGCGAGCCGTCCGACATCTCGGCGACGCAGACGATGTTCTGGGTCTGGGCGAGCCGCATGCGGGTGGAGGCCGCCGCCCGGCCGCATTCCGGCGAGAAGCGGAAGGTGAACACGCCGGGCTGCGGATTGCCGTCGGCAAAGACGTGGACGGCCTTGACGTAATCGGTTTCCGTCATCGGGCTTTCGACCTCGACGGTGACCGGCACCACCAGTCCGTTCTCGGCGATCTGCGGCACGTCCAGCTTGACCCGGCCCTCGGCCATCGGCTTGCCGGCATAAAGCTTCTTCAGCTCGTCCTCGACGGCCTTGGGATCGGCGATCGCAAGGCGCGGCGCCAGCGCCGCCGCGGCGAAGGCGAGAGCCGCCGTGCGCAGAACCGCGCGTCTCGTTTGGGAGGCGAACAGTCTCGCCATGCCGTGCTCCTTGGTTTCCTCAGACGTCCCGTTCAACCGGGCTTGACGGCGCGATCTCCAGACCGCACGCTTAAACATATCGTGATATTGTTTTTTGTGAATGTAAAGGTCATTCTAAGCTGACGATCACGAGACGGATCGCCCCGTGGAAGAGGGCGGCCGGAGGGACGGCGGAGGAGAAACCATGGCCCGTACAGGGTGGATAATGGCTGGCCTGGTGTCAGCCGCGCTGGGCGGCTTCGTCACGCTGGGATTGGCCCAGCCGGCGCAGGACGCCAGCGAGCGGGAGATCGAGCGCTATCGCGCCATGATCAACGACCCGATGGCCAATCCCGGCTATCTCGCGGTCGATCGCGGCGAGGGGCTCTGGGCCGAAGCCCGCGGCACGCGCAATGTCTCGCTTGAGACCTGCGACCTCGGCGAGGGGCCGGGCAAGCTCGAAGGCGCCTATGCCAGGCTGCCGCGCTATTTCGCCGATGCCGACCGGGTGATGGATCTCGAACAGCGCCTGCTCTGGTGCATGGACAAGATCCAGGGCCTCGACGTCAGCGACATCGTCAAGCGCCGCTTCTCGGGTCCCGGGCGCGCCTCCGACATGGAGGACCTGGTCGCCTTCATCGCCAACAAGTCCAATGGCATGACCATCCAGCCGCAGCTTGGCCATGCCAGGGAACGCGAGATGGCGGCGGTCGGCGAGGCGATGTTCTACCGCCGCGCCGGCGTCATGGATTTTTCCTGCGCCACCTGCCACGGCGAACCGGGCAAGCGCATCCGCCTGCAGGGCTTGCCGGATTTCTCCAGGCCCGGTCAGGCACCGCAGGAGGCCATTGGCTCCTGGCCGACCTATCGCGTCTCGCAGAGCGCGCTCAGGACCATGCAGCACCGCATGTGGGATTGCTTTCGCCAGCAGCGCTGGCCGGAGCCCGATTATGCCTCCGACGGCATCACCGCGCTGCTGGTCTATCTGAACATCCAGGCGGCAGGGGGCGAAATCAACGTCCCCTCCATCAAGCGCTGAGCGAGGCCGCCATGACCATCAATCGATCCATCCGTCCTATCTCGGTCCGCCTCGCCTCCGTCGCCCTCGGCGTCCTGCTGCTCTCGGCCGCGCCGGCGCTCGCCCAGACCGCCGCCGCTCCGGCGGCCCCGGTCGACCCGGCCCGTGTCGACCAGATCATCCGCGGCACCTTCACCCGTGCCCCGGCCGAATGGCAGGCGCGTGTCGAACTCGACGCCACCCAGCGCACCTGCACCGAGCGGCGCAACCAGGTGTCCGGACCCGAGGCCGACGCCATCCAGTCACGTGAACGGGCCACCGTGGTGCTGCCGCAGGACGGCCGCTTCCTCGGCGACTGGCGCCGCGGCTTCCAGGTCGCGAACAGCGGCCGGGGCGGGCAGTTCTCCGACCCCGCCAATACCGTGACCGGCGGCAATTGTTACGCCTGCCACCAGATGGATCCGAAAGAATTGAGCTTCGGCACGCTCGGACCGAGCCTTGCGGCTTATGGCCGGGACCGCAATTACGACCCGGAGCTGATCCGCGAGGCCTATATCAAGATCTACAATTCGCAGGCCGCGGTCGCCTGTTCCAACATGCCGCGTTTCGGCGCGACCAAGTTTCTCAGCGTGGATCAGATCCGCGACGTGCTGGCCTATCTGTTCGATCGCGAATCGCCGGTCAACAAATAAGGCCGGCGCTGGCCGAGCCCGTCAGCCGACTTGCAAATCAGCCGACCTGCAAATCAGCCGACCTGGTTGAAGACCGGGAAGAGTTCGATCAGCAGGCCGCCGACCCGCGCCATCTGGCCGGTGGCGATCAACAGGCCGGTGGCGACGAGGATGCCGCCGGTCGCCGCCTGAGCCCGGACGAGATAGGGCCGGAACCGGGCGATCCAGCTGAGGAATGGCCCGGCAAAGGCCGCCGCCAGCAGGAAGGGCACGCCCATGCCGGCGGCATAGAAGCCGAGCAGCAAGGTGCCCTGGCCAACCGTCTCCGCTGCCGCCGAGAGCATCAGGATCGCGGCGAGCACCGGGCCGACGCAGGGCGTCCAGCCGAAACCGAAAGCCAGGCCAATGCCATAGGCGCCGGCCAAACCGGCCGGCCGGCGTTCGATCTCGGTGCGCGCCTCGCGCATCAGGACGCCGATCCGGACGAGGCCGGTCATATGCACGCCGATGACGACGAGGCCGAGGCCGGCCACCACGGCGAGGCCGTCGAACCAGCGCGTCAGCGCCTGGCCGAAGACCGAGGCGGTGGCGCCGAGCAGGATGAAGATGGTGGCGAAGCCGAGCACGAAGGCGCCGGCACGGCCGATCAGCAGCCGGCGGTTGGCGACAGCGCCGCTCGAACTCGCCTCCAGCTCGCCGAACGACAGGCCGGCCAGAAAACACAGATAGGCCGGCACCAGTGGCAGCACGCAGGGCGAGAAAAACGACAGGAGACCGGCGAGGAATGCGCCCGCAAACGAGATGTCGAGCGCCACGCCGGCCTCCATTGGCAAATATATTCGAATGCGTCTATATCTTAGCGATGAAACGCGGTTGGCGGCAATTCATCCGTGCCTTTTGGTTCAGCGCAGCTGTCGGGCTCGCAGCGCTTGGCTCGGCGCCTGCGAGCGCGGCCGAACTCGTCATGTTCGAACGCTCGGGCTGCCCCTGGTGCCTGCGCTGGGACCGCGAGGTGGCGCCCAATTATGGGCGAACCGACGAGGGCAAGCTTGTGCCGCTGCGCCGGGTCAATCTCGACCATGGCCAGCCGCGTGACATCGCGCTGACCTTGCCGGTGCGGTTCACGCCGACCTTCGTGCTGGTCGACCAGGGTCGCGAAATCGGCCGGATCACCGGCTATATGGATGAAGGCATGTTCTGGGGCTTGTTCACCAGGATGATTCGGGATTTGCAGACCAACAGGGGACGAGCGCCGGCCGCCGCTGCATCCCAGGGAAAGCCCAGCTGATGACCGTGATTGTATCGAAGGCGATCGAGGACGAGTTGCGTTCCGGCGCGGAATATTCCGTCGAGCTCGAGCAATTGATGCGCAATGCCCGCGAGGCGAGCGACTTCCTGAAGGCGCTGTCGCATGAAAGCCGGCTGCTGCTGCTCTGCCTGCTGGCGGAAAAGGAACGCTCGGTCGGCGAACTGGAGAACATCCTGTCGCTGCGCCAGCCAACCGTGTCGCAACAATTGGCGCGGCTGCGCTTCGACGACATGGTCACCACGCGGCGCGACGGCAAGACGGTCTATTACAGCATCGCCAATGAGAACGTCCGGCGCGTCATCAGCGTGATCTACGACATCTTCTGCGAGCGCGGCACCAAGCCGGCCAAATAACAAGCGGGCCGCAAGGTCCCGTCGGGGCAAGCGCCCCTGGGAGGAAGCATGACCGGGCTGCCGGCCGTCGCCGTCGGCGTGATGGGCTTTCTGGTCGGCGTGGCGGCAGGCTGGGCCGTCCAGCGGGCCAGGCTTTGCTCGTTCGGCGCCGTCGAAGATGCCTTGCTCGGGCGCGACTGGCGCCGGATGAAGGTGTTCGGCCTGGCTTTGGCCGTGGCGCTGATCGGCACCCAGACGCTGGTCCTCTTCGGCCTGTTCGAACCCACCGAAACCACCTATGTGCCGGGCCAGATCGCCTGGCTCGGCGCCTTGATCGGCGCCATCCTGTTCGGCATCGGCATGGCGCTGGTCGGCACCTGCGCCTTCGGCTCGCTGATCCGGCTCGGTTCCGGCGACCTGCGCAGCCTGTTCACCCTCATGGTCTTCGGTGCGGTGGCTTATGCGACGCTGCGCGGCGTGCTGGCGCGGCCGCGGATCGACTGGGTCGAGGCGGTCTCGGTGGCCATGCCGGGCGGTGTCGCGAGCTCCGCCCCCGATGTGCTCGGCCGCTTTGCTGGTGTCGATCTCCGCTTCGGCCTGACCTTTGCCGTCGCTCTCGGCCTGATCTGGCTGGTCGCCCGGGATCGCCGGCTGTGGCGGGCGCCGCGGCTCGTCACCGCCGGTATCGTGCTCGGCCTCGGCGTGGTGGCCGGCTGGGTCGCCACCGGCGTCGCCGTCGATGTCTTCGACCGGCTGGTGCGGGTCCAGAGCCTGACCTTCGTGTCGCCGGTGGCGCGCGGCTTTTATGGCCTGATGACCGGCGAGGGCACGATCGCCGATTTCGGCGTCATGAGCGTCGCCGGTGTCGCGGTCGGCGCCGGGCTGTCGGCGCTCGCCGCGCGCGAGTTTCGCTGGGAAGCCTTCGACGACCAGCACGAGATGCGCCGGCACCTGACCGGCGCGGTGCTGATGGGTTTCGGCGGCGTGCTCGCCGGCGGCTGCACGATCGGGCAGGGGCTGACCGCGGGATCACTGATGGCGGTGACCTGGCCGCTCACCGTTCTCGGCATGATTCTCGGCGCGCGCCTCGGCATTGCCATCCTGGTCGAGGGGTCGGTGG
This portion of the Phreatobacter stygius genome encodes:
- a CDS encoding YeeE/YedE family protein, yielding MTGLPAVAVGVMGFLVGVAAGWAVQRARLCSFGAVEDALLGRDWRRMKVFGLALAVALIGTQTLVLFGLFEPTETTYVPGQIAWLGALIGAILFGIGMALVGTCAFGSLIRLGSGDLRSLFTLMVFGAVAYATLRGVLARPRIDWVEAVSVAMPGGVASSAPDVLGRFAGVDLRFGLTFAVALGLIWLVARDRRLWRAPRLVTAGIVLGLGVVAGWVATGVAVDVFDRLVRVQSLTFVSPVARGFYGLMTGEGTIADFGVMSVAGVAVGAGLSALAAREFRWEAFDDQHEMRRHLTGAVLMGFGGVLAGGCTIGQGLTAGSLMAVTWPLTVLGMILGARLGIAILVEGSVVDWVRAVWASLGAAREGRRPPAE
- the soxC gene encoding sulfite dehydrogenase gives rise to the protein MSGPRTVSTFNRRGFLGAAGVGAASLGTAGLAASGTAFAAPAPDPVITEVQDWNRTLGDGVQARPYGKPSAFEKDVVRRDVEWLTASRESSVNFTPLHALDGIITPSGLCFERHHGGVAEIDPAKHRLMINGLVDKPMVFTLDDLKRFPGRVNRAYFLECAANSGMEWRGAQLNGCQFTHGMVHNVWYSGIPLKTLLDEAGLRGNAKWLLAEGADASGMTRSIPLDKALRDCLVVWGMNGEMLRPEQGYPLRLVVPGWEGNMWIKWLRRIEVGDQPWHHREETSKYTDLLADGRSRRFTFIMDAKSVVTNPSPQAPLRQKGPNVLTGLAWSGRGAIRRVDVSLDGGRNWRTARIDGPVMSMSLTRFYVDFDWDGREMMIQSRAMDETGYVQPTKDELRKVRGTNSIYHNNGIQTWLVRSNGETENVEIG
- a CDS encoding cytochrome c biogenesis CcdA family protein, whose translation is MALDISFAGAFLAGLLSFFSPCVLPLVPAYLCFLAGLSFGELEASSSGAVANRRLLIGRAGAFVLGFATIFILLGATASVFGQALTRWFDGLAVVAGLGLVVIGVHMTGLVRIGVLMREARTEIERRPAGLAGAYGIGLAFGFGWTPCVGPVLAAILMLSAAAETVGQGTLLLGFYAAGMGVPFLLAAAFAGPFLSWIARFRPYLVRAQAATGGILVATGLLIATGQMARVGGLLIELFPVFNQVG
- the soxY gene encoding thiosulfate oxidation carrier protein SoxY, yielding MARLFASQTRRAVLRTAALAFAAAALAPRLAIADPKAVEDELKKLYAGKPMAEGRVKLDVPQIAENGLVVPVTVEVESPMTETDYVKAVHVFADGNPQPGVFTFRFSPECGRAAASTRMRLAQTQNIVCVAEMSDGSLFTTKAEVKVTIGGCGG
- a CDS encoding c-type cytochrome; the protein is MSKSAKIALGLALLAGLGTASVVLAQQRPAAPAPAATRAAPPAKVGLGREAHPAEVAAWDTDIRPDGQGLPPGRGTVKQGEEVYLQQCAACHGEFGEGAGRWPVLAGGRGSLASDNPEKTIGSFWPYLSTTFDYIRRAMPYGNAQSLSNDEVYALTAYLLHLNDVVKDDFELSRDNFTSIRLPNAGGFYDDDRETTERRFWQANPCMTNCRPEPRVTGRARVIDVTPDSRTGPRVE
- the soxX gene encoding sulfur oxidation c-type cytochrome SoxX encodes the protein MTINRSIRPISVRLASVALGVLLLSAAPALAQTAAAPAAPVDPARVDQIIRGTFTRAPAEWQARVELDATQRTCTERRNQVSGPEADAIQSRERATVVLPQDGRFLGDWRRGFQVANSGRGGQFSDPANTVTGGNCYACHQMDPKELSFGTLGPSLAAYGRDRNYDPELIREAYIKIYNSQAAVACSNMPRFGATKFLSVDQIRDVLAYLFDRESPVNK
- the soxA gene encoding sulfur oxidation c-type cytochrome SoxA, with amino-acid sequence MAGLVSAALGGFVTLGLAQPAQDASEREIERYRAMINDPMANPGYLAVDRGEGLWAEARGTRNVSLETCDLGEGPGKLEGAYARLPRYFADADRVMDLEQRLLWCMDKIQGLDVSDIVKRRFSGPGRASDMEDLVAFIANKSNGMTIQPQLGHAREREMAAVGEAMFYRRAGVMDFSCATCHGEPGKRIRLQGLPDFSRPGQAPQEAIGSWPTYRVSQSALRTMQHRMWDCFRQQRWPEPDYASDGITALLVYLNIQAAGGEINVPSIKR
- a CDS encoding thioredoxin fold domain-containing protein; the encoded protein is MFERSGCPWCLRWDREVAPNYGRTDEGKLVPLRRVNLDHGQPRDIALTLPVRFTPTFVLVDQGREIGRITGYMDEGMFWGLFTRMIRDLQTNRGRAPAAAASQGKPS
- the soxZ gene encoding thiosulfate oxidation carrier complex protein SoxZ, giving the protein MIEIKTLISHEMESGQRRDSAGKPIPRKIINSFTASFNGKTVFQADWHPAISANPYQSFFYKVKESGEFKFVWKDDDGSEYSSTNKIAVA
- a CDS encoding ArsR/SmtB family transcription factor — its product is MTVIVSKAIEDELRSGAEYSVELEQLMRNAREASDFLKALSHESRLLLLCLLAEKERSVGELENILSLRQPTVSQQLARLRFDDMVTTRRDGKTVYYSIANENVRRVISVIYDIFCERGTKPAK
- the soxB gene encoding thiosulfohydrolase SoxB, whose protein sequence is MISRRQFLQATAAAQALTLGSGLGPLGRVAAQQRLTEADITRFDPLGTVTLVHVTDIHAQLVPLYFREPSVNLGVGDAKGVPPHLTDQEFRAHFKVAAGSADAHALTSDDFASLARNYGRMGGMDRVARLIKTIRAERGADKVLLLDGGDTWQGSWTALKTRGQDMVGVMEALGVDAMTSHWEFTYGETRVKEIAETSKIAFLAQNIRDGEWQEPVFEPRKMFEKGGAKIAVIGQAFPRTPIANPRWMIPKWEFGLREDDLQKQVEEARADSADLIVLLSHNGFDVDRKLASRVKGIDIILTAHTHDAMPGVVKVGETILVATGSHGKFVSRLDIEVKDRRMTGFRYKLMPVFSDAITPDAEMAAAIEAIRKPYAAELAREVGRTDSLLFRRGNFNGTFDDLIAQSMLAERDAEIALSPGFRWGGTLLPGDPITFEAISNATAMTYPACYRMEMTGQQLKDILEDVADNIFHPDPYFQGGGDMVRVGGAGYAIDVGKPAGQRISDMTLLKTGKPLEPAKAYVVAGWASVNEATQGPPVWEIVEKYVSRVRNVCLEPNRAVKVTGA